The Shewanella mesophila genome contains the following window.
GATAGCAACCGAGATGGGTTAGTCATAGGCGAAGGAGCCTGTACTCTTGTGCTCGAAGAACTTGAGCACGCCAAAGCACGAGGTGCCAAGATATACGCTGAATTAGTCGGTTTTGGTACTAACTCCGACGGGCTCCATGTCACTCAACCCAATGCCGATACCATGGAAGTCGCCATCCGATTGGCCCTAAAAGATGCCAAGCTTGAACCTGACGCTATCGGTTATGTTAATGCCCACGGCACAGCAACCGATCGTGGTGATATCGCTGAGACCCAAGCCACAGAGGCGGTATTTGGTCAACACATGCCAATCTCTTCACTCAAAAGCTACACTGGCCATACCCTCGGCGCCTGTGGGTCACTCGAAGCTTGGATTTCTATCGAGATGATGAATGCAGGTTGGTTTGCGCCAACCTTGAACCTCTCTAATATAGACCCAGCCTGTGGCAAACTTGACTATATCCAAGGCGCGATTCGTGAGATCGATACCGATTATGTGATGACTAATAACTTTGCCTTCGGTGGCATCAATACATCGCTTATCTTCAAAAGATGGCGTGACTAATCCCAATCAGTTAAATCATCTTTAATACCGCCGCTCGTCGGCGGTATTTCCACTGCAATCATTACGACCTTTTTCTCTTTGGCATGTGCCTTGCTAAATCTATAACGATACCCCGCACTATTTGGAGCTATTTATGCAGTTCGTTCTAGGTCTTATAAGCAACGCCAATGTGGTACAACTTCTACAACAACATAGCGACGATATGTATGCTACTTCGCCAGCTGATAGTGTCCACACCTTAGATATACAGGCGCTGTCACAACCTGACATTCGTTTTTGGACATTATGGGATGGCGATCATCTTGCTGGCTGTGGGGCGCTAAAACGTTTAGATAAATACCATGGTGAAATAAAGTCAATGCGAACTGCAAATGCCTATCGTCAACAAGGACTTGGAACGCAAATATTGCACCATCTAATAGCAGATGCCGCACAACTTGGGATCAATCGTGTCAGCCTAGAGACGGGCTCTATGGCATTTTTTACCCCAGCGAGACGGCTATATCAAAAATCTGGATTCCAACTTTGCCAGCCTTTTGGCCACTATCATTCCGATCCTAACAGCGTATTTATGACGAGAGCCTGTTGAGCGGCGAAGGTAAGCAAAAAGCTCATCCTCGCTTATGGTGGTTAAACCTGAGCTTGCACTCAAACATCAATTAGAATAATCTTATTGAATATTTTCTAATTGATGTTTGAGGTAACACAATGTTTCAATCTATCTTAGCTAAACTTTCTGGCAGCCAGTCGTCTGAAAATTGTTGGCAACTTATCGAGCAAGGTGCAAACGTGATTGACGTTCGCTCACCAGAAGAGTTTGCTCAAGGTCACCTACCTCAAGCAATCAATGTTCCGTTAGCACGATTAGATCATTGGCTAGGCAATCAAAAAGATAAGCAGCAAGCCTTTGTATTGTATTGTGGTGCGGGTATTCGGGCACAAAAAGGCTGTGACATACTGAGAGCCAATGGCTTTGAGTGTGCGATCAACGGGGGATCGTTAAAAGATCTACTCTGTTGCCAACCGAACCAGCCCAAGGCTTTATTATGAACACCACAGCCAAAGATAAAACAGTTCAGCCTGAGTTAACGGCACCGCAATGCAGCAAAGCGCAATTTAGGTTTAGCGCTAACCGCCATTTAGCAAGTCATAAGGTACGCTACGTTGAAACCAGCAGTAACAGCCAAGACTGCAGCTTATGTGAATTGACCTGAACTCAGGTTAAATTAATACCAATCAGTATGGCAACTTGAACGACAAAAACTGAAAGAAAATAGCGCTATTCAAACTGACAACCCAAATAGCGCTCTACCGACAAATAATAGGGGTTTGTTGGTAAGCCTTAAAGATAGGCTCGAAATAGATGATGAAAAAAGAAACTGACGTTAACTAAGCCGATAGCAAATCAACGGTGACCGGCTTATTACAAACGGTTAAGCAACTAGCTGGTCAATGGTTTGTTTAGCCGAATTGATCCCTTGCTCAGTCGCCTCAGGTCCCATATTCAAAGCTTCTGCGTAAACCGTATCAACATTATCTATGCCGATAAAACCAAGCACTGTCTTTAGATACGGCACAACATGGTCGGTTACACCACCTTTATGAACACCACCACGAGTCGTGACTAATACGGCACGTTTACCTTCAATCAATCCTTTAGGACCGGTTTCTGTGTAGGTAAAGGTGATGCCTGCACGGGCAATGAGATCGATCCAGTTTTTCAACTGAGTGGGGATATTAAAGTTATACATTGGCGCAGCAATCACAATGGTGTCATGAGCTTTTAACTCGGCAACAAGTTCATCTGACAGAAATAACGCTTGTTGCTGTTTTTCCGACAAATCATCACCACCTCTTAATGCCATAGCAATCTCGCCATCGAGTATCGG
Protein-coding sequences here:
- a CDS encoding GNAT family N-acetyltransferase, translated to MQFVLGLISNANVVQLLQQHSDDMYATSPADSVHTLDIQALSQPDIRFWTLWDGDHLAGCGALKRLDKYHGEIKSMRTANAYRQQGLGTQILHHLIADAAQLGINRVSLETGSMAFFTPARRLYQKSGFQLCQPFGHYHSDPNSVFMTRAC
- a CDS encoding rhodanese-like domain-containing protein — its product is MFQSILAKLSGSQSSENCWQLIEQGANVIDVRSPEEFAQGHLPQAINVPLARLDHWLGNQKDKQQAFVLYCGAGIRAQKGCDILRANGFECAINGGSLKDLLCCQPNQPKALL
- a CDS encoding FMN-dependent NADH-azoreductase is translated as MANVLVLKSSILGDYSQSAKLVEHLQQHWQNQGAQVTVRDLVENPLPILDGEIAMALRGGDDLSEKQQQALFLSDELVAELKAHDTIVIAAPMYNFNIPTQLKNWIDLIARAGITFTYTETGPKGLIEGKRAVLVTTRGGVHKGGVTDHVVPYLKTVLGFIGIDNVDTVYAEALNMGPEATEQGINSAKQTIDQLVA